In Labrus bergylta chromosome 1, fLabBer1.1, whole genome shotgun sequence, one genomic interval encodes:
- the LOC109998183 gene encoding stress-induced-phosphoprotein 1 isoform X1: MKFTRDICRLLGLGADRSGEEEMEVQNGAPDSTERRKDPTQQVMLNSDDGLDDEERTRRRAERRRAKRKRQKERKKLEREERMEDASEQEEDAAGAVSESDSEEELKDEEEEKWTTVHPKNRFSPETAAGLITTENKSNHQLPQKTSEEEPEWDVSSAFVAKAASHIKVKSLKNRVAQFSRENGENEVWSSQVETTEEMKRKGESLTVQGIQMFELGQYSQAVHMFTEAITCDPKDHRIYGNRSYCYWCLEQYFSALTDAQRSIQLAPDWPKGHFRKGCALMGLKRYSKAEEAMAQVLKLDQHCKEASSKLLTCRVLQLMELGFSEQQSELLLEKFTTVQAVINSPQSKAQKQTSQQDQSGSCRSLWVGNITLEVTEKHLSDLFKMFGEIESIRVLHERFCAFVNFKNANMAAKAMEQLQGAELGSCKLVMRYPDRWNQRTLPSIQRTDTVDTQQSSVVAWSKGCAPIDGDECFYWRTAGCFYGDKCRFKHIPEHQGRDKKQWTP, encoded by the exons ATAGGTCAGGTGAAGAGGAGATGGAGGTTCAGAACGGAGCCCCTGACTCGACGGAAAGGAGAAAAGACCCAACACAG CAGGTGATGCTGAACAGTGATGATGGTTTAGATGATGAAGAGAGAACGAGGAGGAGAGCCGAGAGGAGGAGAGCTAAAAGGAAA aGGCAGAAAGAACGCAAGAaactggagagagaggagaggatggaggacGCTTCAGAGCAG GAGGAGGACGCAGCTGGAGCGGTTTCAGAGAGTGACAGCGAGGAGGAAttaaaagatgaagaagaggaaaaatggACCACCGTTCATCCAAAGAACAGATTCAGCCCTGAAACAGCTGCTGGCCTCATAACAACAGAGAACAAGAGCAACCACCAGCTGCCCCAAAAGACCTCGGAGGAG gagccAGAGTGGGATGTCAGCAGTGCTTTTGTGGCCAAAGCTGCCAGCCACATCAAAGTAAAATCTCTGAAGAACCGAGTGGCTCAGTTCTCCAGAGAGAACGGGGAGAACGAAGTCTGGAGCAGCCAG GTGGAAACAACAGAAGAAATGAAGAGGAAGGGGGAGTCCCTCACAG TGCAGggcattcagatgtttgagctGGGCCAGTACAGCCAGGCAGTGCACATGTTTACAGAAGCCATCACCTGTGACCCTAAAGACCACAG gATTTATGGAAATCGGTCGTACTGTTATTGGTGTTTGGAACAGTACTTCTCTGCACTGACAGATGCCCAGAGGTCCATTCAGCTGGCTCCTGATTGGCCGAAGGGACATTTCCGCAAGGGTTGTGCTCTGATGGGGTTAAAG AGGTACAGTAAGGCAGAGGAGGCCATGGCTCAGGTGCTGAAGTTGGATCAACATTGTAAAGAAGCATCCAGTAAACTCTTGACCTGCAGGGTACTGCAGCTCATG GAGCTGGGTTTTTCAGAACAACAGAGTGAACTGCTGCTGGAGAAGTTCACCACTGTTCAAGCTGTCATCAACTCACCTCAGTCCAAAG CACAGAAGCAAACGTCTCAGCAGGACCAGAGTGG gAGCTGCCGATCTCTGTGGGTGGGGAACATCACTTTGGAAGTCACAGAAAAACACCTCTCGGACctcttcaaaat GTTTGGTGAGATAGAGAGCATCAGAGTCCTTCATGAACGTTTTTGTGCCTTTGTCAACTTCAAGAATGCCAACATGGCCGCCAAAGCCATGGAGCAGCTGCAG GGGGCGGAGCTTGGGAGCTGTAAGCTTGTGATGAGATACCCTGACCGTTGGAACCAGCGGACCCTGCCCTCAATACAAAGGACCGACACTGTAGATACACAGCAGAGCTCAGTGGTTGCATG GTCTAAAGGATGCGCACCAATAGATGGAGATGAGTGCTTCTACTGGAGGACCGCAGGCTGTTTTTATGGCGACAAGTGCCGCTTCAAACACATACCAGAGCATCAAGGTCGAGACAAGAAACAGTGGACACCCTAA
- the LOC109998183 gene encoding stress-induced-phosphoprotein 1 isoform X2 — protein MKFTRDICRLLGLGADRSGEEEMEVQNGAPDSTERRKDPTQVMLNSDDGLDDEERTRRRAERRRAKRKRQKERKKLEREERMEDASEQEEDAAGAVSESDSEEELKDEEEEKWTTVHPKNRFSPETAAGLITTENKSNHQLPQKTSEEEPEWDVSSAFVAKAASHIKVKSLKNRVAQFSRENGENEVWSSQVETTEEMKRKGESLTVQGIQMFELGQYSQAVHMFTEAITCDPKDHRIYGNRSYCYWCLEQYFSALTDAQRSIQLAPDWPKGHFRKGCALMGLKRYSKAEEAMAQVLKLDQHCKEASSKLLTCRVLQLMELGFSEQQSELLLEKFTTVQAVINSPQSKAQKQTSQQDQSGSCRSLWVGNITLEVTEKHLSDLFKMFGEIESIRVLHERFCAFVNFKNANMAAKAMEQLQGAELGSCKLVMRYPDRWNQRTLPSIQRTDTVDTQQSSVVAWSKGCAPIDGDECFYWRTAGCFYGDKCRFKHIPEHQGRDKKQWTP, from the exons ATAGGTCAGGTGAAGAGGAGATGGAGGTTCAGAACGGAGCCCCTGACTCGACGGAAAGGAGAAAAGACCCAACACAG GTGATGCTGAACAGTGATGATGGTTTAGATGATGAAGAGAGAACGAGGAGGAGAGCCGAGAGGAGGAGAGCTAAAAGGAAA aGGCAGAAAGAACGCAAGAaactggagagagaggagaggatggaggacGCTTCAGAGCAG GAGGAGGACGCAGCTGGAGCGGTTTCAGAGAGTGACAGCGAGGAGGAAttaaaagatgaagaagaggaaaaatggACCACCGTTCATCCAAAGAACAGATTCAGCCCTGAAACAGCTGCTGGCCTCATAACAACAGAGAACAAGAGCAACCACCAGCTGCCCCAAAAGACCTCGGAGGAG gagccAGAGTGGGATGTCAGCAGTGCTTTTGTGGCCAAAGCTGCCAGCCACATCAAAGTAAAATCTCTGAAGAACCGAGTGGCTCAGTTCTCCAGAGAGAACGGGGAGAACGAAGTCTGGAGCAGCCAG GTGGAAACAACAGAAGAAATGAAGAGGAAGGGGGAGTCCCTCACAG TGCAGggcattcagatgtttgagctGGGCCAGTACAGCCAGGCAGTGCACATGTTTACAGAAGCCATCACCTGTGACCCTAAAGACCACAG gATTTATGGAAATCGGTCGTACTGTTATTGGTGTTTGGAACAGTACTTCTCTGCACTGACAGATGCCCAGAGGTCCATTCAGCTGGCTCCTGATTGGCCGAAGGGACATTTCCGCAAGGGTTGTGCTCTGATGGGGTTAAAG AGGTACAGTAAGGCAGAGGAGGCCATGGCTCAGGTGCTGAAGTTGGATCAACATTGTAAAGAAGCATCCAGTAAACTCTTGACCTGCAGGGTACTGCAGCTCATG GAGCTGGGTTTTTCAGAACAACAGAGTGAACTGCTGCTGGAGAAGTTCACCACTGTTCAAGCTGTCATCAACTCACCTCAGTCCAAAG CACAGAAGCAAACGTCTCAGCAGGACCAGAGTGG gAGCTGCCGATCTCTGTGGGTGGGGAACATCACTTTGGAAGTCACAGAAAAACACCTCTCGGACctcttcaaaat GTTTGGTGAGATAGAGAGCATCAGAGTCCTTCATGAACGTTTTTGTGCCTTTGTCAACTTCAAGAATGCCAACATGGCCGCCAAAGCCATGGAGCAGCTGCAG GGGGCGGAGCTTGGGAGCTGTAAGCTTGTGATGAGATACCCTGACCGTTGGAACCAGCGGACCCTGCCCTCAATACAAAGGACCGACACTGTAGATACACAGCAGAGCTCAGTGGTTGCATG GTCTAAAGGATGCGCACCAATAGATGGAGATGAGTGCTTCTACTGGAGGACCGCAGGCTGTTTTTATGGCGACAAGTGCCGCTTCAAACACATACCAGAGCATCAAGGTCGAGACAAGAAACAGTGGACACCCTAA